CAGAGAATGGCCAagtcaaaaaatgtaaacatagtGAAATTGATGGTTGAAATCAACTTTTGAATCTTGCAGAATTACTTTTTGAGAAAGCCTGGATTTTACAGGGTCACCTATATACACTATTATTCTAGTGTTTGAGGTCAGTGTGCTTTTGTTTCTCAggaataaaagataaattaatcagaaatgtcgcattaaattgatcagaaataAGACTCAAGATcgcacagaaatattaagcagcacaactgctttcaatattgataataatagaaAGGAGCAGCAAATCGGCATTTTTTTATCACATGGCTGCTCAAaatttacaggaataaattacatgttaacatatataataattcacaatattactgttatattgtgtttttcGATCAAAGCCTTGGTAAACATAATAGACTTCATAAACTATTTGTGAATAGTAACTTCACTTACCTCACTtatattgctctttttttcattaattccATCTAAATATAGTGACGACGATTTTAATGCTTTCAGCTTGTTTAAAAACTGACATTAATATTGCACCATTTCACTtatcaataaatgttttgtttctttcttctttcttttttctgattATAATGATTTGGTGTAGTGTGTATGGATTCGATAGCTTTCTTGTAATGAGGTAAGAATACAAGCTAAGAAAAAATAATCGAAGAAAGCAGACATTCCTGAGGCCACACATCCAGACAGGGCTTCTGTCTTTTCTTCattgttaaaacaacaacaacaacaacaaaaaagttgcATGATTATCTCCAGCTGCAAGGAAGAATAAGTATTCCAGCTTAACTTTTTGCAAGACCTCGGGCAGGTTACTGTAAACACAGTTTGCAAGAACACATTATCATACTTTATATCAGTTAGGCTAATCTATAATAATTGTTATCAAATATTCCCAGTCGTACTATGTCAGTGCTGATGCTGATGCGTGGTCACCTTATTTAAAAGATTGCAGGAAccgttttggtttatttttaattcatacttACTCCGAAGCCGGACATCttaattgttaataatgttCCGTAGCAAACAGTGAAGATTAAGAGATGCAGAGACATTTCTAGTCAATTTAGGATTACATTAAACAAACACGATGCGATAAATGACATCTTGTTTCCCTCCCCAGCAATCGGGCGGACCCTCATCCCTCGATACTTCAGCACAGTATTTGAGGGGGGAGTTTCAGACCTCTACTACATCCTGAAACACTCCAAAGAGTCCTTCCACAACTCCTGCATCACTGTAGACTGCGATCAGTGCACCATGGTCACGCAGCACGGCAAGCCCATGTTCACCAAGGTAAAGAAGGAGAgcgtatgtttgtttgtgtgtgtgagaccacGTCTTAAACCGGCAAGTtgtgttcattcaaaaatgaatgaataaatgataaggTGCAGATACATTTAGTTTCTATGTTTGTTAACAAAACATTGCGTTCTTTGTTCTCCTTTTTGCTCATTATCGTAACCTCAGAGTAGAAGGAGAAATGACACGGTTATCTGTTTCCTTCAGTTCTTACATTCCCTGTGATAAACCCGTAAACTGTCTAatagaacaaacaaacatggcagGCGTGATAATTTACTACTTTAATCACAGCCATTATTCTATGTGTTTACTGATGGAGGTCGTTAGGAATCCTTGTGAAATATTTCTGGCAGCTTTGGACTCTGCTGAGAAAGCTCTTTATGAATCTATTACTCAGTACTCACTCTGTGTGTTGTCATATACTTTAGTTTTTGATTAGTTTCTTtgtcatagtaaaaaaaaacacgtggGTGAGATTTCATTTCAGGATCACAGTCAGAATGCACTAAACAAGGAAGCAAATGCAAgcataacaaatattttactgtatttgaaaGCCATGGTCATTTTTTATGTGTCAGTTAAGTGTTTTACGAATGAAATATGCAGTTTACGATTGATCTAAACCAGACCAAAAGAATTTATGGTATGACTTGTATACCGTAAAGGTCATTTCCAGCTGACATTACAACTGTGAATTTCTGTTATGCCTCAGGAGAGGATGTCAGGAtcttatgaaatgtaaaatagagCTACTTGATGCTTCACCACTTTTGGAGCTTCAGTTCTTACTGTCATAAAcagttgtaataaaaaaatgtaatgaccTACAAATAGGAGAGTCGAATTGTTGAATTATGagagggtcaaaggtcactggCCCATGGTGGTTTGGAGGTAACGTCACACCCGCAGTGGTTACAAATAGCTTATAAGGATCTTCAGCTGTAGTGGACATCATGCATCAGAGGGTTAAACCACTTATCAACAGATTTTATGTTTCCACCTTGTCCATCAAGCACTTTGGATTATTTTCACACACTGATATGGACTAATCCACTCTAATCCATACAAGAGCCTGAGTACTTATCATTACAGAGGGATGGAGACCCACTGGTCTTTGAGCAACTGATTATAAAATCACAGCTGTACTTTATTAATCAAGTGCTGTATTAGGAGTAATGGTCGAACACATAACAGCAGATATTTTGtaatcatttgcatatttgtacATAATCTGGgaacatttaattcatatattcttttttaagcatttttatgtcCCAGAAATTGATTGaacgattgattgattcatttgttgtttgtttttttctgttttgttttattttattttatcaaaaagtatgtaaaaaagTATGTAAAGATAAAATTTTCTTGGAAACTGTtcattttgtgtatattttattttgagtatttaatttttttttgtttgtttgctaatTTTAccatgcattatgcatttattgtacTTTTCTAATGTTTTCATTCTGTCGATCTTTTTTTACCTCATCCCAGAGCCTTAATCTGTGGAGGTCTGTTATAAAATGATCAAAGTTTAAAAACTTTGAGAACTTGACACAGACATAAGCCTTTTCAGTATTACTTGTGTAACAGTTATATCATATTTTACCCAAATTTCAACTGACAACTATTTTTCACCTAATaaattttcattcaaaagtttactTTTAAGAAGTGTACTTTTAAACCAacttgttaatttttttcttagagcattatatatgcaataatatttcatttgccACTTGTGCTCATTTAGAATACATAAAATGCAAgctatgaattaaaaatgctagGTATgaaattaactattttaaaactaaGGAGATTGCAAAATAATTTGTCTCATTATGACGAATCGCTTGTCATATTCCTCAGCTGTaagttgctttgaataaaagtgtctgttaaatgaatatatgtaaaatgttactGTCGTTGCCGGTAGCCTCGTGGGCAGTTTGTTGACATTCAGTACATTTCAGGCGAGGCTCACAGACCTTTCCCGATCCCATCCCCCTTTTTCTCTACTGCTTCACTTCCTGACAGCTATGATCTGtcctatcaaaaaaaaaaatctaaacatttttttttctttacaaagtaaatgttcatttcagaTGTGGCACGGTCAtagtctgaaaaaaacaacaacaacagaatagTCTATCCACTACTGGACATATGAGGAGTAACCAATGTTTCGGTATCCTAATGATTGGCTGGaccagtttaattttaaaacgcaTCCTAAAGCAGAGCTGTGGAGCAGTACAGTGTATAGCAAGAGGGAAAGACAGAtgctttcattttcactttgtCTTTTCCTCAGCATGTTATGTTGTTGTGAGATAGTGCCGAGCGAAGGATGGAAAGAAGGAGAGCTGGAGGAAGAAtgagacaaacaaaaacagattcagaGAGCAGGAGAAGCATACAGAAGATGAAAAAAGTGgggagagcgagcgagagaatGTGAAAGAGTGTGGTCATGTGATGGCGCTGTGCTCTCCCGCCAGCCTCTTTTCTTGTTGATCCTCCAGAGACCATCTGTGCTGAGGGCATTGATTAGAGTGGCTCTGGCGGGATTACATCTTTGCCGTTGCCATGCCAACTAATCAGCTGACGCTTCCACCCCCCAATCCCCCTTCCTCTCCCTCcctttcttcctcctcctcatcctccggTTGCCCCAGCAACAGAACATTGGGGCTACGAGTAGCGCAGCTCTAaattcagcaaaaatgtttttctcatcctgtttttttatatatatatatatatatttcggTAATTGCTAATGGTTTATGACCTCTGCATGTATTCAGCAATTTGTTGTTTACTGTTTGTGTAAGCTCGTCtcaagaattttcatttctttggCCTTCAGTTCAGGTTTACAACATAAACACCTTTCATTAGGAAATGAAACTGTCATCTTTTTTGAAAAGCCCAACTGCCATAAAATATGATCTGCGTTAAGGTGATGCATTCTGTGGCTCTCTGagctaaaatgtatttcttcgTGATGAGAAATAGAGACTCTTTAATACATCAAAGGTTTCTGAATGTTTGTGTTGTCAGGTGTGTACGGAGGGCCGGTTGATTCTGGAGTTCGCCTTCGATGATCTGATGAGAATCAAGACATGGCACTTCAACATCAGACAGTATCGGGAACTTATCCCACGGAGCATTCTCGCCATGCATGTGAGTTTGATATCACCACTCCATCCTAGGGATGCGCTGTCACATGGTTTGGTTGCAGGTGTGTGTGCAGTATATCAGCTCcaagctatttattttataaaagttacaaaaatgttacttttttagtCAAATGTTGCATTACCATTCAAATATTAAGGCTTATCGAGGATGACCATTGAAATATCAGGGCACAGAGAAGGACAGGATACAGGCACTCTGCCTTTTTCCACTGCTTCTcgtaataatgtattaattataataatgatattaataatgtcACATGATGAGCTTGTGtttaaaaaggtaagaaagccTAAAATAATTCTGGGCAGTTTAAATATCACACTTGTGCCAATAAAGGTCATTTACATTTGACATTATCACTGTTGGATTTGTAATAGTGGGTTTTCGTCTCTGGAGAAGCTGTCTGGATGTGCTCTGGATGCTTTGCAGCCTGTTTTCTTTGCTGTCATAAATAGTcgtgataaaaaataaaatgtagaaaaacaaacatcagaGATATGCACAGAGGAGGACACTATTGTCACTACTTATGGTAATCATGTATTAATTATAACATaggaaattaataataatgaagtgaTATAAATAATGCCCCATGATTAGCTTACGTTTAAAAGCTTGACAAAGACAGATCTACAGgacttttatttgattaaaaacagtaatattaacgaaatatattatagttatttagttattgaAATAGAAAAGCAGAATTTTTATCAGCTATTACTCTAGTcatcagtgtcacgtgatccttcagaaatcaatcgaaaatatgctgatttgttgctcaattAACCTttcggtcacactttattttaaggtccagttcTTGCTGTTAACTAACCATTAACTCTGACGTTTGCCTCAATAAACCCCTCATTTGTGAGGATGTACCTTATGGTTACttatatgtgctttataaatactaataaatactgtatctATTTTTGGTTTAGATCATGAGTGCTCCATAACACACGTGTACACCAGGCACTGCCATAATCACGTCATTGTCTGTTTCAAAGCAAAGCTTCAGAATCCATTTACATGTTTTGCTGAAGTGGATCAGAAATAAAATGACGCATCCAGTTATTCCTATACTGGGCTCTGTTTGCGTTTGTTGTGTCACTTGCGTCCGGTGTGAATGGAACTGACAAGAGAGAATAATTATAGAACGAATGAAGAAATTATTTCTACAACCAGTTTATTTAGGGATATCAAATCTGccttgaatgaaaaaaaaattaaaagcacaatCTAAAGGTCAAATGAGTAATTTGTAATCAGTAATGAATACAGCTGACATACTGCGCTGAAGGaaataaaagcatctgaaaaTGTGAGGGTTGTATCATTTTCACCTTATGAAACATAACTTTTAATGACTCGTTGCTTTTTTAAGCCCAATATATTGAGCTTTAAACCACATTTGAGTTTTAACTCATTTCTCCCTCTTGTAGATTCAGAGATAGTGTAGTTTTAGAAAGTTTGTTCACAGTAACTTGTGAAATTCACATGCTCTTAAATTGGGCCCTTTGGGGCCCCGTGTTCCggtggagagggagagagagtgaatgAGGGAGAAAGGGCTTTGAAAGATTTTTGACAGGGATAGTGCAAAAGTTACTGCAGCATGTTTGATCGTCTCATTCTCGTACACAAGGGTAAAGTTACACAGAAATTGAGTCAAACTCATCTGATCAAGGCTAATGAGGATATGAGCAAACTGCAGGAACCACGTTTCTCTGTACTTTGCTATTTTACTCTCCCCTGCCCAATCAAATGACAGGAGCTCTATGATTGGCTAATGTCATTGCTGTATCATTAAATGCATGCTGCTTAACACAATTTACCTTAATGAATCTGGTCAATGATTTGCCAGGAAATACACAAACAGCTTTAGTTTTTGTAATTCACAGCAAAATGCACTgtacaatttacatttacatttagtcaatCAATATTAATTAGCAGCTGCAGCACACTCTAGATTCAATGCCCCAAATATGAATCAGAAATGTATTCAGTGTAATCACAGTGATTCAGATAAATTGCATCACTGGAATATCTCCAGCACACAAATAGCATCTGATTCAGTGCCACAGCCACCCGACATTGAGAGCCTCTCAAATATATGGAAGCCTGAATATGTGGTCACATTCAGGGTCTCATAAAAAAAGGATGAAGAACAAGCATCATATGTGTTACTTTTGGTCAATAACATGCTGTGGATTTTAGGGGTTTGTATAAAGTGATACgcttctgtttttttgtccACCTGCAGGCACAAGACCCTCAAGTCCTGGAGCAGCTCTCCAAAAACATCACCCGCATGGGACTGACCAACTTCACCCTTAACTACCTCAGGGTAGGCAGAACGAAAATAGTTCATTTGTTCAATTTCCCATACAAAAAAGTATTGTGGAGACACCGCGTGACTTGATGGTATCAGAAGATAATGCCATGTTATTTTGGTacatggacgtgttgtttttcAACCAGAGGCCCCAGGATGaactaaaagcatttaaattaataaacaacttttcatattttctttatcatttaaattgtgctccaaaaaatttacatttagtttttctgcCGTAAATATCtctatgaaatgcattttttgaacTTCTAGAATAACAAAAggataatattatataaatttaggtagttgacaaataaaaattggacaGTGCCCTATGgtgtaatataacaaaaatgtagaaaaaaacatacatatatatatagtaggtCCTTAAATATTGTGTTAGACAATGGGGAATCTTAAAGTCAAAAAGTGAgtattatattatgatattatgatatattGTATGCTATGGTATATgtccacaaaatattatattatcctGAAAACATATcgcaacaaaaacagcaattacATCTTTATGTCGATGGtaatacattttgcaaatgcactgaaaagtttttttttttttttatcaaatctgTGCATTTTACAGGTATGTGTGACTaaatgtgtctatgtgtgtgtgtttgttaacgCTGCTCAGAATTTATTAGCCAGCTTCATGGCGGCTTTGTTTATTCTCGTCATTTCAGTGTGAGTGACAGCTCCGTTTTGCAAATGGGAGaacaagagagggagagaaaatgaATTGGATAGAGAAAATTAGCATAACATTAATGAGCGTTCCCGATTGAGGTGCGGCATTGTGGGTCTCTCTCTGCGCTTGAGCTCGAGCTCAGCAAAACACAAACTTGTTTATAGCGAGCTGCTGGGAGAAGCGAGAAAAAAGGCCCTTTCAAGGTTTTCGGAACAACCGTTTTTCTCCCACTGAGTGTGTCTTTCTTCGTTGTTGTTCCACACATTAAACGCACAGCTTCGCTTATAAACGCAGAGCTAAAATGCAGCAGGCAGCCTAAGCCGAATTGTGAATTAAATTTGGATTAGACGCAGCTCTTATAACAGCAAGTCTGTGTGCCCTCAGCCAAATCTGCACCTGTTTTTTACACTATTGGACACGACAGAGGGTTTTTGTACCCTTTATATTTCACTGCACATGATCAgtgtatgtgaccctggaccacaaaaccggtCTTAAGtttagcaatagccaaaaatacattgtatgggtcaaaatgattttttcatctatgccaaaaatcattagaacaTACACAAAGTTCCATGTTCCATAATGATAGTTTGTGCATTTTCTACTGTAattatatcaaaacttaatttttggtTCATATTATGCATGGCTAAGAATCATAAGAATCACTTTAAAGGATGTTTTCTCAGtaattaaattttcaaatattcaaatccAAATATTATCCTATATTATCATAACAAGCCATGCATCAATGTAAAGCTTATTCATTCATCTTTCAGATgatatataaatctcaatttcgaaAGGGTCACATGTACATATTAAATGCAGTCATGTGgtcctatatatttatttattattatttattctcataatttttttactgatttaatTGAGAGGTCAGCCTCACGGATTTTAGTAGCACACTGTAATTCCTgtaaacaagattatttttccTCTCACTGGGGTGATTTCTCACGATCCTTACTTTGGTGTGCTGTAAAAATACCTCGTAAAAGTGACTCATTAGCGTCGCTAGAAAAACCTCCATTTGTCTCACCGCGTTTATCAGCATATCCACACCGAGGATGTTTCCTGTGCTCGGACGAATCAGACCACTGTCAGGCGAGATGGACAAGGAAGCTTGTAGGTTTCCTCACATTCAGACTAGAAATAGCCCTGCTTTGTGGGCCCGGATCCAGAGATTGTTTCCCTGGACCTGTGGAAGTGAGAGGATACAGCAGCGCTGGGATACGATCCTGTCAGTGGgaaatgatttgtgtgtgtgcgtatccGTGTGAGTTTCAGGCCACCCGCTGTGAGATTGTACATGATAATATTGGACAGTAaatgattttgtgtgttttctttgtgtgctTCTTTTAGTTGTGTGTCATTCTGGAGCCGATGCAAGAGCTGATGTCCCGACACAAGACCTACAACCTCAGCCCGAGAGACTGTCTAAAGACCTGTCTGTTCCAGAAGTGGCAAAGAATGGTAGCCCCTCCAGGTAACAGCAAATCAGTGTCATCTGTATTACAGGAAGCTTCTAACGCCATCACTTTGTGCTCTATCAGATCTTTaaggatgtgtgtgtttaacaccGTGGTCTTTGGGGAAATATGCTCTAAATCAGCAGCTTGGTGGGACCTATCAAGGAAACCTGGTTTTACACACTTTACAGtgtatattaaatttttatgtgtggattttgttatttctgtttttattgcacctttttttataaacaaactgTTATGTTCAtatgaaacatatatatatatatatatatatatatatatatatatatatatatatatatatatatatagagagagagagagagagagagagagagagagagagagagagagatacatcTTTATagagaaacaaataataacaaatacataaatagacaattaaaaattaaaacaaaaataaatagtcatgataatacataaaaaacctGACATATGTTGCTAACTACAAGTGCTAATATTAACCTctgattaaacattaaatgaaatacagtAGAAGGAAAACTAAGGAGCAAATACACACCTGTATTCTGTTACTTTATCTGCTGGGTTCATACATATCATACATTCAAGTTATTTCAGGTAAATATGTTTCAGCTAGTAGCCATTTCTGTTGAAAAATGTTAGCTGCAAAAATTGTCCATGTAGTTTTGAGGCTGGTAGAACAGGACGGTCACGGGTCAGTTTGTACTTCTCTTTTTTCGCTCATTCTTTCTCAAAACTCTCATTTGGTAGAATGTGTCAGTAAGGATTAGACATCAGTGGTTATCTCCAGCTTTTGATGTCTCTGTAGGCTCCTCGGGGGgtcaaatcaatcaataataatgatttagaCTTGTCTTTAGATCACATGAAGGGTTTACATATGCAATATGATTTAAACGGTGAAAACATGACATGTATGAGACCGAAACACATCCTCCATCCGCTCCCTGTGGGTGAAACCCCGTATGACCCCCGTCCAGTCGTCAGCACCGGCCTTCTCACAATTCGTATCCAAGTGGATCTTCTGTAATTGTTGTTTCCTTATTAGCTTCACTTCCCTCTTTCCTCCCATTCTTTTGAAATCTGGAGAGCGTTTGTGTTCAGAACAGGAAGGAAAGAAGGTTGCCTTTATATGCTGATAAGTTTTTTTGCCCCTTTTTTTCcgcatgtatatgtgtatctGTGGAAACAGGGGCATTTTAGTACGTCATTCACACACTCGCACCGATAAACATACGAAAATAAAAGTTCTTATCTAGaaaatcaaaacagatttcCTTGTACAGTCTGTTTCTTATTATATTTGACTTTATGTCAAATCTGTCATGCACAAACAATATAGAAACATCTCCCTGGGTGTGGTTAGTAAGAGCCtcgaaaatgtatttcattttcagGCATCGGTAATGACTAACAATGTGCCAATAtttatactaaaattaaatcagttaaataatttatggctgtacaatatttataacattaaaaaaactatttttcagtCGGTTTACACATTTAGGCATTTTTTCATACTCaaaagcagttaaaatacaATAACCACTTTTCATAATAATCACCTTTCATTAAtgtcatgtttgttttaatgtattgtatgCTTGCTTaactattaatttctttaaaaaaaaaatgtaaaaagagttGACTGATCCCAAACAGTCTTAGTTATGCATAACAGCTTGATTTGTTATAAGTTGCATCTGGGAAATAAATTTTGCTTTGGTTATGATTTCAGCTGGACATCCACAGAACTTCAAAACGGAAATTTTCCccacaaatcacaaaaaaggTACTCGTCTCATCTTCTGAATCACCTTCTGATAAGCAAACTACATTCTGTGTCTAAATTGAAAcccatgaaatgcattttatcactgtgtgaaccaTGAATGCTCAGCATAGAAAGAGAGATTAAAGGTGGATATTTCAATATTCactcaaaatgtttatatatcattcatattaatattcattaaaagttttttccaaAACCTaataagaaaacacattttaacgaTAGTGTTAGTGCTGTTTATTGACTGTAAACAACATTTGGACATTATTGATATAAGTATGCATGCATGGCTGGCTGCAGAGACTGCAGTATGCGCTGTTGAGCATTTATGCAAATCAAAGCAGAGGTTTTCTCTTACTAGTGCATGTCTTGGGAGATGTTTGAATGCTCTTTGATTCTCACTCTTAGAAAAAACAAGATGCATTCCTTTATTTTTCCCTGTGTATTCACCCATATGTGTTAGTATATGttgaaaaagtctttttttcttcttctgtgtgcATGCATTGTGGCATGTTCGTGAGTGAGgatgtgtgctttttttgttttattaatacttttgatctgtgtgtgtgtctgcctgcttgtgtgttttgtggaaAGCAGAGCCCACTCGACAGACCACGACCAAgagaagaaagaggaagaaCTCGGCCAGCAGTGCGTCTAACAGTAGCCTTGGCAACAGCGCTGGCGGCAAGAAACGCAGCCCTGCCAACAACTTCAATCTGACCAGCCAGGTACCTGTAAGCATCAGATCTTCttctttacaaacacacagacttacAGTACACAGTGTAACAATCCAAAACGTTATGAAAATTTTGCTCGGATTGCTGTCCTAAGGATGTGATTATGCTGTCACAACACATATAAAGAGGGCTGGATTTTTGATTCACAGCAATAGTTATTTGACAGGAGCTCGTTCGATCATATCCCAGTGACCTGTGCTTAGAAAGTGCTCctttgataatgaaaaagttCTGTCCtttttactcactctcatgttgttccaaacccatacgACTCTCTTTTTGTCATGCACCACAAAACGATAATTTTtccatgaaaatgcatttgcgTCAagcacataataaaaacaaatggctATCAAAAAAAAGCCCCACAAAATTATCATGCAAAACATGTGCACTGTACAACTCACCTGACAGTTTAACAGAACATATGATTCATtatgaatcattcttttgagccaaatattttcagtaaatCATCTGATTCATTTTACGAAACTAgactgaatgattcatttgcaTTGGTTAGCGGTCAGCTGTATAATAAGTAAACTGTCTCTTCTtcacataaaaatactatacaGTATAGTTTCCAAACGCTTGCAGAGAATCTCTTTTaggaattattttataatgtggTGCTTAAACATCTTTTTTGAAAAAGCCCCATTCTCTGTTCATAGCAATTGTGTTGAAAATATTAACGAGTACAAACAAATCTTCTATTTTTGGGTTTCACAGAGAAAATATGCTcagtacaggtttggaatgattaaATTACAGAATCTTCTtttttctgggtgaactatccatttatcTGTGTCTCTCACATTAAAGTGCTGTTATGACACATTATAGCAATGTTATGTGGCCGTGACAGAATATAAAGCATATTCAATCCCAATGCCAAAGTAAATACTCTCTCAGCACCTTCACAGAGAGAGACTCCTTAGCCCTCATTTTCAATTCCTATATTACCCACTTACAGTGTTTAACCCCAATTCAGAGGCATTTATCCCAGAGTGCCTCTTTATCCCCCAGGCTTCCTCTTCAGGCATTACTCCGGCGGTCGATGTGTTCTCCCAGTTTGCACACTACAGGGTCAAACACACAGCGCACGAGTGCTGAAGCTGTTTTTGGGGAGTGGTATTGCGAGGCGGTAAATTTGTTTGCAGATGGATGATGGGATTTGTAGTGTGTGGCTTTTCCCCTTGAGTTCAGGGACAATTGGATACATGAATGCCGTAGAGGAGATTAGAGAGGAGAGACTGTTGCATGTTCCAGCTCAGTCTCTCAGACCCAGAGCTGTTTGTTTACATGACACAACCTAAACATtgctatataaaaatgtgctttccttttttctttgagCTCAGCATcgcaaaaccagtcttaagttgcatggatatatttgtagcaatagtcaaAATTTCATTGTATGGAACAAAATGATAGATGTTTCATGTCAAAAATTCTATataagtaaagatcacgttccatgaagatattttgtaaatttcctaccgtaaatacattcaaatgtaatttttgaaaaattagtcagcattgctaagaactttaatTGGAGACCTTCAAATgcaattttctcagtatttagataataatttatataacttatattttatatatcttattactttatttatttaaaatattcattaatattttaagttaactttctattttcatattagtctacattttaataattgtgtgtgtgtgtgtgtgtgtgtgtgtgtgtgtgtgtgtgtgtgtgtgtgtgtgtgtgtgtgtgtgtgtgcgtatagcTTTCATTTTTGGTACTAttctatttgattattttattgttttcgtttatttttatttcaaccaGTTTCTTAAAGCAAAATCTAATTTCTAatccaaaatgtatatttcatttatttgaaatgatatgaaaatattttattttaaattagcttatttaaatgatattactccatttaattatatcatatgttattatatcacatataaaaccatataaaattatatatatgtacatatctgctgaa
The genomic region above belongs to Puntigrus tetrazona isolate hp1 chromosome 14, ASM1883169v1, whole genome shotgun sequence and contains:
- the ldb2a gene encoding LIM domain-binding protein 2a isoform X2; the encoded protein is MSNPPHDPFYSSPFGPFYRRHSPYMVQPEYRIYEMNKRLQSRTEESDSLWWDAFATEFFEEDATLTIAFCLEDGPKRYTIGRTLIPRYFSTVFEGGVSDLYYILKHSKESFHNSCITVDCDQCTMVTQHGKPMFTKVCTEGRLILEFAFDDLMRIKTWHFNIRQYRELIPRSILAMHAQDPQVLEQLSKNITRMGLTNFTLNYLRLCVILEPMQELMSRHKTYNLSPRDCLKTCLFQKWQRMVAPPAGHPQNFKTEIFPTNHKKEPTRQTTTKRRKRKNSASSASNSSLGNSAGGKKRSPANNFNLTSQDVMVVGEPTLMGGEFGDEDERLITRLENTQYDATNGLDDDDDFTSSPALGNNGPWNSKPPTGQDSKPESTASQPSQ
- the ldb2a gene encoding LIM domain-binding protein 2a isoform X1; the protein is MSNPPHDPFYSSPFGPFYRRHSPYMVQPEYRIYEMNKRLQSRTEESDSLWWDAFATEFFEEDATLTIAFCLEDGPKRYTIGRTLIPRYFSTVFEGGVSDLYYILKHSKESFHNSCITVDCDQCTMVTQHGKPMFTKVCTEGRLILEFAFDDLMRIKTWHFNIRQYRELIPRSILAMHAQDPQVLEQLSKNITRMGLTNFTLNYLRLCVILEPMQELMSRHKTYNLSPRDCLKTCLFQKWQRMVAPPAGHPQNFKTEIFPTNHKKEPTRQTTTKRRKRKNSASSASNSSLGNSAGGKKRSPANNFNLTSQVPDVMVVGEPTLMGGEFGDEDERLITRLENTQYDATNGLDDDDDFTSSPALGNNGPWNSKPPTGQDSKPESTASQPSQ